Proteins from a genomic interval of Clostridium scatologenes:
- the iadA gene encoding beta-aspartyl-peptidase translates to MILIKNIEIYSPEYLGKNDVLICFDKIAYIAKNMQVPNKNFPEIQIIDGDGLTLTPGLIDLHVHIIGGGGEGGFTTRAPELNLTDFTSNGITTCVGLLGTDGITRSMGNLLAKSRALETEGISTHCWTGCYEMPTRTITDSARGDIILVDKIIGVGEIAVSDHRSSNPSSEDLIHLASESRVGGMLSGKCGILHIHVGDGKKGLTPVFNIIEDSEIPYENLLPTHVNRNPLVFKHSIEYAKNGGFIDITTGIKPEGDAALFAFDVYKTMLKENISPYHITMSSDSGGSMPIFDENGKLLSLKIGLPSTNMETIKQCIENGISMEESLIPLTSSPAKFLKFENKGKVSEGFDADLLILDKKLNLNTVICKGKIMISNYKPVVYGTFSKPSNS, encoded by the coding sequence ATGATATTGATAAAAAATATAGAAATTTACTCACCAGAATACTTAGGTAAAAACGATGTTTTAATATGCTTTGACAAAATAGCTTATATAGCAAAAAATATGCAAGTTCCAAACAAAAACTTTCCTGAAATCCAAATAATTGATGGTGATGGCCTTACTTTGACACCTGGCCTAATTGATCTCCATGTTCATATCATTGGTGGTGGTGGTGAAGGTGGATTTACCACAAGAGCTCCTGAACTCAACCTTACAGACTTTACTTCCAACGGAATTACTACCTGTGTTGGATTGTTAGGAACTGATGGAATTACACGAAGTATGGGAAACTTACTTGCAAAATCAAGAGCATTGGAAACAGAAGGTATTAGTACTCACTGCTGGACAGGATGTTATGAAATGCCTACAAGAACAATAACAGATAGTGCCAGAGGAGACATCATTTTAGTAGATAAAATAATAGGTGTGGGTGAAATTGCTGTATCTGATCATAGAAGCAGTAATCCATCTTCTGAAGATTTAATTCATCTAGCTTCTGAATCTAGAGTTGGCGGTATGTTATCTGGTAAATGTGGTATTTTACATATACATGTAGGTGATGGAAAAAAAGGACTTACTCCTGTATTTAACATAATAGAAGATTCAGAAATACCCTATGAAAATTTACTTCCTACACATGTAAATAGGAATCCATTAGTATTTAAACACTCTATAGAGTATGCTAAAAATGGGGGTTTTATTGACATAACTACAGGTATTAAACCTGAAGGAGATGCTGCATTATTTGCTTTTGATGTTTATAAAACCATGCTTAAAGAAAATATATCACCTTATCATATTACTATGAGTTCCGATTCCGGAGGAAGTATGCCTATATTTGATGAAAATGGCAAGCTACTTTCTTTAAAAATAGGCTTACCATCTACAAATATGGAAACCATAAAACAATGTATAGAAAATGGTATATCAATGGAAGAGTCTCTTATTCCTTTAACTTCTTCACCTGCTAAGTTTTTAAAGTTTGAAAATAAAGGTAAAGTTTCTGAAGGCTTTGATGCTGATCTATTAATATTAGATAAAAAATTAAACCTGAATACTGTTATATGCAAAGGTAAAATTATGATAAGTAATTATAAACCTGTTGTATATGGAACTTTTTCAAAACCAAGTAATTCTTAG
- a CDS encoding zinc-ribbon domain-containing protein yields the protein MFFIGIFGVEDKQKQIKDINTINCKNCNGIRHILIKQYSFFHIFFIPIFKWNIRYLLICNNCNTIYEIPKEKGIRAENGEDSAITYWDLKIIGNYNGAQAQLRCSRCGRGIDSNFEFCPYCGERLRY from the coding sequence ATGTTTTTTATAGGAATATTTGGGGTAGAGGATAAGCAAAAGCAGATAAAAGACATAAACACTATAAATTGTAAGAATTGTAATGGTATTAGACATATATTAATAAAACAATATTCTTTTTTTCACATATTTTTTATACCAATTTTTAAATGGAATATAAGATATTTATTAATATGCAATAATTGCAATACTATTTATGAAATACCTAAAGAAAAAGGTATAAGGGCAGAAAATGGAGAAGATTCAGCTATTACTTATTGGGATTTAAAAATTATAGGAAATTATAATGGAGCACAGGCACAACTAAGATGTAGTAGATGCGGGAGGGGAATAGATTCTAATTTTGAATTTTGTCCTTACTGTGGAGAAAGATTAAGATATTAA
- a CDS encoding RNA polymerase sigma factor: MDEISLIQRCKEGDMEAFNTLFNQYSNKAIRTVYLIIGRNDIAEDIVQEAFIKCYEEIKSLKNTEAFQSWFYRLLTRIVWRYCSKEKNYLHTESMDDNNRNTIADSLVLSDIAEKDEIKRFINEAIDKLSVPLKTTVILYYYNELSIKEISKILGCFQGTVKSRLHNARKLLQKELKSKKFEGYYFYNGSDGKEQDKNVKATTI; encoded by the coding sequence GTGGATGAAATCAGTTTAATACAACGATGTAAAGAGGGCGATATGGAGGCGTTTAACACTTTATTTAACCAATATAGTAATAAAGCAATTAGGACAGTATATCTTATAATTGGACGAAATGACATAGCAGAAGATATTGTACAAGAGGCTTTTATAAAGTGTTATGAAGAAATTAAAAGTTTGAAAAATACTGAAGCCTTTCAGTCTTGGTTTTATCGCTTACTTACAAGGATAGTTTGGCGTTATTGTTCAAAGGAAAAAAATTATTTACATACAGAAAGTATGGATGATAATAATAGAAATACAATTGCAGATAGTTTAGTACTATCTGATATAGCTGAAAAAGATGAAATTAAAAGGTTTATAAATGAAGCTATTGATAAATTAAGTGTACCCTTAAAAACAACTGTAATTCTTTATTATTATAATGAATTGTCCATTAAAGAAATATCAAAAATTTTGGGATGTTTTCAAGGTACAGTTAAATCAAGACTTCACAATGCTAGAAAGCTTTTACAAAAGGAGTTGAAAAGTAAAAAGTTTGAAGGATATTATTTTTATAATGGTTCAGATGGAAAGGAGCAAGATAAAAATGTCAAAGCAACAACAATTTGA